The Corvus moneduloides isolate bCorMon1 chromosome 18, bCorMon1.pri, whole genome shotgun sequence genome window below encodes:
- the LOC116453073 gene encoding UPF0454 protein C12orf49 homolog: MVPCGAVLWRRLLRKRWVLGVVFGLSLVYFITSTFKQEERMVRDRNLLQVQEHEQPIMWKVKFSSGNSSQLSNQCRNSVQGKLLITDELGYICERKDLLVNGCCNVNVPSTKLYSCDSCLPNGCCSVYEYCVSCCLQPSKQHLLERFLNRAAIAFQNLFMAVEDHFELCLAKCRTSSQSVQHENTYRDPIAKYCYGEYPPELLPV; this comes from the exons ATGGTGCCCTGCGGGGCCGTGCTCTGGCGGCGGCTGCTAAGGAAGCGGTGGGTCCTCGGCGTCGTCTTTGGGCTCTCGCTCGTTTACTTCATCACCAGCACCTTCAAGCAG GAAGAAAGGATGGTGAGAGACCGGAATCTCCTCCAAGTGCAGGAGCATGAGCAGCCGATCATGTGGAAGGTGAAGTTCAGTTCGGGAAACAGCAGTCAGCTGAGTAACCAGTGCAGGAACTCTGTGCAGGGGAAGCTCCTCATTACAGATGAACTGG gctACATCTGTGAGAGGAAGGACCTGCTGGTGAATGGCTGCTGCAATGTGAATGTGCCCAGCACGAAGTTGTACAGCTGTGACAGCTGCCTGCCCAATGGCTGCTGCAGCGTCTACGAGTACTGcgtgtcctgctgcctgcagcccagcaAG CAACATCTCCTGGAGCGGTTCTTGAACCGGGCAGCGATTGCTTTCCAAAACCTCTTCATGGCAGTGGAAGATCACTTTGAGCTGTGTCTGGCCAAATGTAGGACTTCGTCACAG AGTGTGCAGCATGAGAACACCTACAGAGACCCGATTGCCAAATACTGCTATGGCGAGTATCccccagagctcctgcctgTTTGA